CTCCAGACACGCCATCGGCACTGTAGCGCAGTGTGGATTGATCCAACGTCAGATTAGAGAGAACGGAGGTCCCGGTCATCGTCCATTCACTATTGGCACCCTTCATGCTCAGATCCAGCGTGCCATGATAGTTGGTATTACTGTTCTGTTGTGAAGAGTCGGTTTTACCCACAAAACGACTCCCCTCTTCCATACGCAGATCCATGATGCCGCCATAGTAGGCACGCAGGTTGCCTTTTATGTCATACACACCGGATGATGCGCTATCAGAAACGTAATCCCAGGAGCGAATCAACGCCTGCGTACCATAGGCGTAAAGCGCGCAGGCGTTACTATCCGAAACTTCAATGAATGTATTGCCACCCAGGTTCACAATGGCAGGCTCATAGCTCGAATAAGCGTAAACGCCATGTGCAGTCGCCCCCGTGGTTTTTACATCCACATGGTTCAAGTTAATCTCGCCCAGCCGTCCGGCATATATTGCATGCGCACTTCGACCTGATGTGGCGATTTTTGTGGTGCCATTTATCGTGACATCCGGGTCGCCTTTCCCGGTACCGGTATACTGAGCAGGATCTTTCCCTGCATATATTCCATATCCTGTGTTGGCCCCCCCAGGGCCACGAGTCACAATATCGGCATTACCATGAATAATAATGGACGATCGCGCGTTATCTTTGTTCGCCGAAGCATTCGCACGCAGCCCCATACCGTTTTCAGTATCAATCGTGACGTTGCCGCTGACTTCAACAATGGAATAATCAGCCTGTAATTCGCGACCGATATTTATACCATCTGAACTACTGCCGGTCGCTGTAATATAAATATTATCTGCAACCAGCTTGCCACCCGCATTTTTGGAGTGAATACCATCGGCAGCCTTGCCGGTGGTATTAATGACCAGATTTTTAAATTTATATCCCATATTATCAATATAGACACCCCACCCCGTTAACCCCGACGTTGTGCCTTCTGACGTTGTATCAATACGAACTTCATCAAATCCGCTGTAATCCCGGCCTGCTCCGCCAAGTGGATTTCCATAGTGGTAGATAGTCGTATTGTCACATAACAACTGTGCCGTGGTTGTGTAACTACACCCCGCAGCTGTTACCTGTCCGCTGAGTCCACCGAGTGCCAGCGCACAGGCAATACAAAGTGAGAGCTTTGTTGGAGGAAATCGTTTTTGAATAAAACCAGGAGTTTTCATGAGAGTTCACCTTTTCCGTAAGGCTTTTTGGGCAAAGTGCATCAACGTTGCATTTAAATAAAAGCTGAAGGCAAAACAAACCTGTAACTCTTTAAGGAAATAAAGAATATGTAATACAAGAAATGAGTGAGCCACTGCCTTTTTAAATTAAATATAATTAATCATTCAATATGTCAATAAATAGCCAGCGACGACAGGACGGCAAAATTAAAATTGCAGTCACTATATTCGCATTATTCTTATCCGATAATTACATAAAATAAAAACCTGAATTTTCATGAAATAAAAAGCTTATAAAACAATGACGATGAGAAGCACATGTGAACGTAGAGTAAGGCTTTAGGAATTTTGCAAGAAACGCCAGGAAGATTATCTATTTATAAAAAATGTGAAGGGAACCGTCTTTGCAGACGGTTCTTTAATGAAACACCTCTTGTACATAGGCACAAAACAGTCAACATGCACTGCCATGAGGTGTGCTGAGGATAAAAAGCTTATTCAATGATATACGCTAGCCTGGCTGATTAAACTGCCAGCATGATTCAATGACCAGAGGAGCATCTGTCGTGACAAACTGCGGCGTGAGGTTAATCGCATTCGGCGCCTGAGTGAGCGGATTAACGCACGTCGCATCGGGTTGTTTATCAAAGACCACCAGGCTTTGTGCAGCCGATGTCATGTTCAAGCTCAGTTTTCCTGGCCATTGCAATTTGACATCTAAGCCAGAGGAAAAACCAAAACAGTCGTCCCACGGCCCTGGTTGAGGCGACGTTCTTCTGCTTGTTGGCAGTTCGTCACTTCCCGCTTCTTCCTGCCAGTCTGCATCAAAAACGACCTGTAATTGACCGTCGCTATTCTGTTGATTCAGTTGTTTGACAAACCATGGATGCCAACCCGCAGATGCAGGAAAGGATTCCGCCTTTGAGTGGATCTCAAGACGTAAGACCAGCGAATTCTCTTTAAGCGTCAGTATTTGCAGAACCTCTCCCGACCAGGGCCATGGAGAACCAAGTGGCATTCGCAGCGTCAGCGTATCCGTTTTATGCTCGACGATTTCCCATGATGAGTAGCATGCCATTCCGTGCAATGCGTGAGGCGGTTTATTCGCGGGTAAGGCATAACTTTGCTCGTTAACTTTCAATGTCGCATACCCGAGACGTCCAGCCCAGGGCACCATCGGAAAGCACCCATACTGGAATGCTTTTCGTTGTGGCTCCCACTGTCGCAAAACCTCAAAACCAAATGCCTGTAATGAGGTTATCCTTGCCCCGTCATGGGGATAAATCCGCAGGCAAATATGTTTATTTTCCAGGTGCACGGGATCGCCCATAGGGCCGGGCCAGGTGGCGTCAAAAGCGTGTTGTAGCGCTTGCTGGTGCTCATTCATGTCGTTACTCCCTGATATAGCGGTAAGGTTTTAATTGTTTTTTCACATCGGGGTTATCGTGTGAATGTGGTTCGATAAGCCAGACGCAAATAAATGAGAGGATTGAAATACCAAAAAGGAACAATGCCACATACCATGGTTCACCTCCGCCCAACGCGAGTAGGCTTGATGCGATAAGTGGGCTTAAACCGCCAAGAATTGCGGAAAATTGATAGGCAAAAGAAAGGCCCGTATAGCGAACCCGGGTACCAAACATGCGGGTAAACAGCGTGGGCTGTACCGCAAACATCATCGTTGGGCCTAAGTTATAGCCCAGGATCATACTGCACCAAATAATGAGTGTACTTTTTGTATCCAGCAGCAAGAAAAATGGAAATGCAAACAGGATGCAAAAACCGGCACCGAACAAATATAATTTACGCTGACCAACCCGGTCAGAAAGCCATCCAACCAAAGGGCAACAAAAAATACCAATCGCTGAAGCGATAAGCATACCTGTTAATGGTACATCCCTTGATAACGCCAGTTGGCTGGAAATATAAACAATGCCAAAGGCATTAATAATATTTGATGAAACGCTCTCTGCTAACCGGGCTCCCACCGCGAGAAGAATATTACGCGGGTGCTTGCGGAAGAGTTCAATCAGCGGCAATGGTGCTTTATCGTCGGTCTCAACCGATTTTTGTTTTTGAAAATCCAGTGTTTCTTCGGTATGCAATCGTATAAACATACCGACAATCAGCATCACGGCAGATAACCAAAATGGAATACGCCATCCCCAGGAAAGAAATTGCTCCTGGGTCAGAAAATGATTACAGAGCGCAAAAACCCCTGTAGCCAGCATAATGCCCACTGAAGCTGCCGTTTGCGGCAACGAACCCAGAAATCCACGTTTTGCCTCCGGCGCAGACTCTATCGTCATCAACGCCGCACCGCCATATTCTCCGCCAAGGCCAAATCCTTGAATCAGGCGAAGCACCATCAGAATGAGCGGAGCCCAAATGCCAATCTCCTGATATGTTGGAATAAAACCAATTAAAAAGGTTGAAGTCCCAACAATACCCAGAGTCCAGATCAGCGTTATTTTTCGCCCGACTTTATCACCAAAATGGCCAAAAACAATGCCACCCAACGGGCGGGTTAAAAAACCCACACCAAAGGTAGCAAAGGCGGCAATCAGACCAATAAAGGGATCGCTGTCAGGGAAGAACAGAGGAGCAAAAACCAGTCCTGCTGCCGTTCCAAAAATAAAAAAATCATACCACTCCATCAACGCACCAGCGAAGCTTCCCATGACGACACGTCTCATGGCTTTGCCGGATAGCCCTTCACTCGATCCAGATAATTTCTCAGACATAATTTTCCTCTCCATCTCGGCGAGAAAGCTGCGGAACAAAACCACTTTCTATGAGTCAGCGCATCGGCAGAAGCCGACGCGCATTGTGATTACTTTTCCAACTCCGCTAATACCTGTTCATCCTCAGCATCGACATTCGCTCCCAGCGGTTCCCACTTAATCAACACACAAGTAAGGAATCCAAGGAAAGGGACGATCGCCAGCCAGTAAAACGCCTCAGTCTTCAACGCCCCCCATAACATAGGCCAGAAGATAAGCCCGGCAATGGCCCCGGTACGCATGATGGCGCGCGCAAACCCGACACCTGTGGGTCGTATAGTGGGTGGGTAAGAGAGTGTTGCAATGGTCATTCCTAATCCGCCAGGACCGGCAGAGTGGAAGAATATAATCGTGCCCAGCAGACTTAAAGAAAGCCAGGGACTCGTGGTTGCCAGGGCACCTAACGCCAGCAGCGCCACGGTCACTAACGCAAATCCATACATCGACTGGAGACGCGTCCCCAATCGCTGGAGAATGAGCGAGCCGATTAAGCCGCCGGTGACCCCACAAAGTGCGTTCACTACCGCGGAACCTGTTAATGCGCCGGTTAATCCCCCACTCAGTATTCCCGCCAGCGTCAGCGGTAAATAAACGCCCACGGCGTTATATTGCCAGGCTTGCATGGTTGCCACGACACAGCCAAGAATGGTGCGTTTACGGTAGCGTGAATTGAACAAGATGCCATAACCGCCACGAAATTTACTTTCTGGTTTTTCAGCAGAGGTAGCATCTGATTTAGATGACTTAGCAACCTGAGCTTTAACGCCATAGCGTTTTTCCAGAATCCCGCAGGCTTCTTCATAGCGACCGACCCTTGCAGCCCACATCGCAGATTCACCGATAAAAAAGTAACGCAGGATCATGATAATGACGGCAA
This Citrobacter enshiensis DNA region includes the following protein-coding sequences:
- a CDS encoding aldose 1-epimerase, with amino-acid sequence MNEHQQALQHAFDATWPGPMGDPVHLENKHICLRIYPHDGARITSLQAFGFEVLRQWEPQRKAFQYGCFPMVPWAGRLGYATLKVNEQSYALPANKPPHALHGMACYSSWEIVEHKTDTLTLRMPLGSPWPWSGEVLQILTLKENSLVLRLEIHSKAESFPASAGWHPWFVKQLNQQNSDGQLQVVFDADWQEEAGSDELPTSRRTSPQPGPWDDCFGFSSGLDVKLQWPGKLSLNMTSAAQSLVVFDKQPDATCVNPLTQAPNAINLTPQFVTTDAPLVIESCWQFNQPG
- a CDS encoding MFS transporter, which produces MSEKLSGSSEGLSGKAMRRVVMGSFAGALMEWYDFFIFGTAAGLVFAPLFFPDSDPFIGLIAAFATFGVGFLTRPLGGIVFGHFGDKVGRKITLIWTLGIVGTSTFLIGFIPTYQEIGIWAPLILMVLRLIQGFGLGGEYGGAALMTIESAPEAKRGFLGSLPQTAASVGIMLATGVFALCNHFLTQEQFLSWGWRIPFWLSAVMLIVGMFIRLHTEETLDFQKQKSVETDDKAPLPLIELFRKHPRNILLAVGARLAESVSSNIINAFGIVYISSQLALSRDVPLTGMLIASAIGIFCCPLVGWLSDRVGQRKLYLFGAGFCILFAFPFFLLLDTKSTLIIWCSMILGYNLGPTMMFAVQPTLFTRMFGTRVRYTGLSFAYQFSAILGGLSPLIASSLLALGGGEPWYVALFLFGISILSFICVWLIEPHSHDNPDVKKQLKPYRYIRE
- a CDS encoding MFS transporter; this encodes MSQITSPAPYSIGRPQDVIDIVNKNSAVNTSIGVIFIALGGILIDAYQAAMVGFGNKYIAAEFGISPGLAATVNASVLVAALIGGLLANRVINRFGQKRAFIIGMGLCTIGAAAVAIAPNIWWVLVCRVVMGFGLGIDFPLATNAVAELRGSTSKKTGSSVNLWQMAWYVSTTVVYLVLLPLLLSGIAEEQLWRYGIFAGAIFAVIIMILRYFFIGESAMWAARVGRYEEACGILEKRYGVKAQVAKSSKSDATSAEKPESKFRGGYGILFNSRYRKRTILGCVVATMQAWQYNAVGVYLPLTLAGILSGGLTGALTGSAVVNALCGVTGGLIGSLILQRLGTRLQSMYGFALVTVALLALGALATTSPWLSLSLLGTIIFFHSAGPGGLGMTIATLSYPPTIRPTGVGFARAIMRTGAIAGLIFWPMLWGALKTEAFYWLAIVPFLGFLTCVLIKWEPLGANVDAEDEQVLAELEK